In bacterium, the sequence CGGTCGGCCGCCGTGTATATTTCCCCAAGACCATTTTCCCGCGCGCCGCGGGCGATGTCCTCCGCGAACACCCCCACGGCCACGAGCACATCAATCCCACGCGCCGCCGCCTCGGCCCCCACGCTTTCGTGGAGCCGTGGCGCCGTTGGGC encodes:
- a CDS encoding UDP-N-acetylmuramoyl-tripeptide--D-alanyl-D-alanine ligase, producing PTAPRLHESVGAEAAARGIDVLVAVGVFAEDIARGARENGLGEIYTAADRLEAQEILTRVLRPGDVLLVKASRALRLDLLLEDDALEGYIEP